A single region of the Phalacrocorax aristotelis chromosome 17, bGulAri2.1, whole genome shotgun sequence genome encodes:
- the LAMC3 gene encoding LOW QUALITY PROTEIN: laminin subunit gamma-3 (The sequence of the model RefSeq protein was modified relative to this genomic sequence to represent the inferred CDS: inserted 2 bases in 1 codon), whose amino-acid sequence MDLRARGGARQGDPSHPVPSHPVXAPATPSRGGSEPGQASPSMARPPGLCLLALLGLGLGAGASPACWDPRGQPRRCMPVFENAAFGRVAQVTNTCGSPPEDYCLQMGTRHASTLCHRCDATDPQRHHNASFLTDFHSQEESTWWQSQSMAFGIQHPNSVNITLHLGKAYEITYVRLKFHTSRPESFAIYKRSHAKGPWVPFQYYSASCEKTYGKQQRHYLRPGEDEQVAFCTDEFSDISPLSGGNVAFSTLEGRPSAYNFDGSPALQEWVTVTDLLISLNRLNTFGDDIFKDPKVLQSYYYAISDFSVGGRCKCNGHASECAADEAGQLVCVCQHNTTGADCERCQPFYQDRPWARGTAEAANECLPCNCSGRSDECFYDRELYRRSGHGGHCRNCRDNTAGPHCERCRRNHYRWEQQAACQPCHCHPAGSLQPQCDSSGTCLCKANVTGWKCERCKDGYHSLSEGGCRPCACNPAGSVGTCDPNTGHCTCKESVEGHLCNRCRPGWFNLQPHNPAGCTSCFCYGHSTACTAADGYEVTHVRSDFSQGLEGWAAAALGTTDLPLLWADGEIVTKWDGEELVDFLAPEKFLQNQRLSYGQLLSLLLGVEGNGTGMEAGVPLLRVQLVLVGEGMEITMPSSESHPQRGKQAVTFRLHEADGAEPSLPAFSFQRLLSNLTALRLRVSRGPVQGRLSLSEVQLTSARPGPGPRAGWVEECTCPLGYAGQFCQSCAPGFKREILFGGPFVSCVPCACNQHGDCHPLTGHCRCLHNTEGPSCERCSPGFYGNPFVGRFDDCKLCPCPGHSPCTEVPGSGEVVCTHCPPGQRGKRCELCDDGFFGDPLGQRGPVRPCIPCQCHGNVDLNAVGNCDPVSGRCLRCLYNTMGEHCERCQPGFYGDALAPDPTGKCAPCDCNPNGSAPRLEGCDPRTGQCHCLPHVTGRACELCQPGYYGLQPAVGCKSCECHSTGSRESGCHALTGQCSCQPGVTGKQCDRCRHGFFGFSARGCRACNCSPLGSVTPQCHENSTCICHPGFVGYKCDQCQANFFPDPLSSRCQQCPACYGLVKDEADRLKARLQEVEEWLQKPVCYARLDQSLMLGDTARGDGLPSPHLLQGAWAALSAQVGQLAGVLGTARGRLSNASQATGCSGHGPPKTCILLSEIGAMLQSAQREILHAADTLATTEMPQEIPQQPTNWSRQALEARELAKSHKDAAVQVEAVVGRALHASNTSLELLRSLLEGNTTQEVQRELKARYEEIQRAREELDTGVAEVAVEARRAFAAVQQVNADMAEQILQVAALGQALPAQAGALAQDLAALERAVEAQEPSAWQAVDASRALAARLRQELQRTRSFKQLRDRAGSAHGTATSAVSHGKAVLSDAESLLASLEGMRKVLGHRKGQATLSRRMTLVRDRAVVEAQRKIKQAEKMLGNSLSISTTARRIAGEAEQVSGETAKRAQAVLGESKQARKHTSRLATRANETQRELSWQERVAEKLRGDLKEAHQVGMEVSEMAKSLQEARGSLMSDIETLNDLLSSLGNLEQPAQVERLLSTGRLQLEQLWLRLAGPDALGGQLSLLQQEAVRQQEKIQAFESDLAEIRADKKNLEDILRSLPEGCSKWQ is encoded by the exons ATGGACCTCAGAGCGAGAGGAGGTGCCAGGCAGGGGGACCCGTCCCATCCTGTCCCATCCCACCCCGT TGCTCCCGCCACGCCGTCCAGAGGAGGCTCAGAGCCCGGCCAGGCGAGCCCCAGCATGGCACGGCCTCCGGGGCTCTGCCTGCTggccctgctggggctggggctgggggcaggggcCTCGCCTGCCTGCTGGGACCCCCGTGGCCAGCCCCGCCGCTGCATGCCCGTCTTTGAAAATGCCGCCTTCGGCCGGGTCGCCCAGGTCACCAACACATGCGGTTCTCCGCCTGAGGACTACTGCCTGCAGATGGGCACCCGCCACGCCAGCACCCTGTGCCACCGCTGCGATGCCACCGACCCCCAGCGCCACCACAACGCCTCCTTCCTCACCGACTTCCACAGCCAGGAGGAGAGCACCTGGTGGCAGAGCCAGTCCATGGCCTTCGGCATCCAGCACCCCAACTCCGTCAACATCACTCTCCACCTGG GCAAAGCCTACGAGATCACCTACGTGCGGCTGAAGTTTCACACCAGTCGCCCCGAGAGCTTTGCCATCTACAAGCGCAGCCACGCCAAGGGGCCCTGGGTGCCCTTCCAGTACTACAGTGCGTCCTGCGAGAAGACCTACGGGAAGCAGCAGCGGCACTACCTGCGGCCAGGAGAGGATGAGCAAGTGGCCTTCTGCACCGACGAGTTCAGTGACATCTCCCCGCTGAGTGGGGGCAACGTAGCCTTCTCCACCCTCGAGGGACGGCCCAGTGCCTACAATTTCGATGGGAGCCCTGCGCTGCAG GAATGGGTGACCGTCACTGACCTGCTCATCTCCTTGAACCGGCTCAACACGTTCGGGGATGACATCTTCAAGGACCCCAAGGTGCTGCAGTCGTACTACTACGCCATCTCTGACTTCTCTGTCGGTGGCAG GTGCAAATGCAATGGCCACGCCAGCGAGTGCGCGGCGGACGAGGCCGGGCAGCTGGTCTGCGTGTGCCAGCACAACACGACCGGCGCCGACTGCGAGCGCTGCCAGCCCTTCTACCAGGACCGGCCCTGGGCTCGCGGCACTGCCGAGGCCGCCAACGAGTGTCTCC cttgCAACTGCAGCGGCCGCTCCGACGAGTGCTTCTACGACCGGGAGCTGTACCGCCGCAGCGGGCACGGGGGCCACTGCCGTAACTGCCGCGACAACACGGCCGGGCCCCACTGTGAGCGCTGCCGGCGGAACCACTACcgctgggagcagcaggcagcctgccagccctgccactgCCACCCCGCAG gctccctgcagccccagtgcGACAGCTCGGGGACCTGCCTCTGCAAAGCCAACGTGACGGGCTGGAAGTGCGAGCGCTGTAAGGACGGCTACCACAGCCTCAGCGAAGGCGGCTGCAG ACCCTGTGCCTGCAACCCCGCGGGCAGCGTGGGCACCTGCGACCCCAACACGGGGCATTGCACCTGCAAGGAGAGCGTGGAGGGGCACTTGTGCAACAG GTGCCGGCCAGGCTGGTTTAACCTGCAGCCCCACAACCCTGCTGGCTGCACCAGCTGCTTCTGCTACGGCCACTCCACTGCCTGCACGGCGGCAGATGGCTACGAGGTGACCCATGTCCGCTCCGACTTCAGCCAAG GGCTGGAGGGCTGGGCCGCTGCAGCTCTGGGCACCACGGACCTGCCTCTGCTTTGGGCTGACGGAGAGATTGTCACCAAGTGGGACGGAGAGGAGCTGGTGGATTTTCTTGCACCAG AGAAGTTTCTGCAGAACCAGCGTCTCAGTTATgggcagctcctgtccctgctgctgggagTGGAGGGGAATGGGACTGGGATGGAGGCTGGGGTGCCCCTGCTCCGGGTCCagctggtgctggtgggtgAGGGGATGGAGATCACCATGCCCAGCAGTGAGAGCCATCCCCAGCGTGGAAAGCAGGCTGTCACTTTCAG GCTGCATGAGGCAGATGGTGCTGAGCCTTCGCTGCCGGCCTTCAGCTTCCAGCGCCTGCTCTCCAACCTGACCGCCCTCCGCCTCCGCGTGAGCCGCGGCCCCGTGCAAG GCAGGCTGTCCCTGAGCGAGGTCCAGCTCACGTCCGCTCGCCCTGGGCCAGGGCCGCGGGCGGGCTGGGTGGAAGAGTGTACGTGTCCCCTGGGCTATGCCGGGCAGTTCTGCCAGTCCTGTGCACCCGGCTTCAAGCGGGAGATCCTCTTCGGTGGCCCCTTCGTCAGCTGCGTGCCCTGTGCCTGCAACCAGCACGGGGACTGCCACCCCCTCACAG GGCACTGCCGGTGCTTGCACAATACAGAAGGTCCCTCCTGCGAGCGTTGCAGCCCTGGGTTTTACGGCAACCCCTTTGTAGGGCGCTTTGATGACTGCAAGCTGTGCCCCTGTCCCGGCCACTCACCCTGCACCGAGGTGCCTGGCAGTGGAGAGGTGGTCTGCACCCACTGCCCCCCTGGACAGAGAG GAAAACGCTGTGAGCTCTGTGATGATGGGTTTTTTGGGGAccccctggggcagaggggcccCGTGCGCCCCTGCATCCCCTGCCAGTGTCACGGGAACGTGGACCTCAACGCTGTGGGGAACTGTGACCCCGTGTCTGGCCGGTGCCTGCGCTGCCTGTACAACACGATGGGCGAGCACTGTGAGAGGTGTCAGCCGGGCTTCTATGGGGATGCGCTGGCTCCCGACCCCACCGGGAAGTGTGCAC CTTGTGATTGCAACCCCAACGGCTCAGCCCCGAGGCTGGAGGGCTGTGATCCACGCACGGGCCAGTGCCACTGCCTCCCACATGTGACGGGCAGAGCCTGTGAACTCTGCCAGCCTGGCTACTATGGCCTGCAGCCTGCTGTGGGGTGCAAGAG CTGTGAGTGCCACTCGACGGGGTCACGGGAGAGTGGGTGCCACGCGCTGACGGGGCAGTGCTCCTGCCAGCCGGGTGTCACAGGGAAGCAATGCGACCGATGCCGCCATGGCTTCTTCGGCTTCTCGGCCAGGGGCTGCCGAG CCTGCAACTGCTCCCCGCTGGGCTCCGTCACCCCACAGTGCCACGAGAACAGCACCTGCATCTGCCACCCCGGCTTCGTGGGCTACAAGTGTGACCAGTGCCAGGCCAACTTCTTCCCTGACCCACTGAGCTCCCGCTGCCAGCAGTGTCCTGCCTGCTATGGGCTGGTGAAGGACGAG GCTGACCGGCTGAAGGCCAGGCTGCAGGAGGTGGAGGAATGGCTGCAAAAACCAGTCTGCTATGCCCGCCTGGACCAGTCCCTCATGCTGGGAGACACAGCCCGGGGAGATGGGCTGCCCAGCCCTCACCTCCTTCAAG GTGCCTGGGCTGCCCTCTCGGCGCAGGTGGGGCAGCTGGCAGGGGTGCTGGGCACTGCACGGGGCCGTCTCAGCAACGCCAGCCAGGCCACCGGCTGTTCCGGCCATGGACCCCCCAAGACCTGCATCCTGTTGTCAGAGATCGGGGCCATGCTACAGTCAGCACAGCGGGAGATCCTGCACGCTGCGGACACCCTGGCTACCACG GAGATGCCCCAGGAAATCCCTCAGCAGCCCACAAACTGGAGCCGCCAGGCACTGGAGGCGCGGGAGCTGGCCAAGAG CCACAAGGATGCCGCAGTTCAGGTGGAGGCGGTGGTTGGGAGAGCACTGCACGCCTCCAACACCAGCTTGGAGCTCCTGCGGAGCCTGTTGGAGGGGAACACAACACAGGAGGTGCAGCGTGAGCTGAAGGCCAG GTATGAGGAAATCCAGCGGGCACGGGAGGAGCTGGACACTGGTGTGGCGGAGGTGGCAGTGGAGGCCAGGAGGGCTTTCGCAGCCGTGCAGCAAGTGAACGCAGACATGGCCGAGCAAATTCTGCAGGTGGCTGCACTGGGGCAG GCACTGCCGGCGCAGgctggagccctggcacaggacCTGGCAGCGCTGGAGCGGGCAGTGGAGGCACAGGAGCCATCAGCTTGGCAGGCCGTCGACGCGTCCCGCGCTCTGGCAGCCAGATTGcgccaggagctgcagaggacTCGCAGCTTCAAGCAG ctgcggGACCGGGCTGGCTCTGCCCACGGCACGGCCACCTCAGCTGTCTCACATGGAAAAGCCGTGCTCTCTGATGCGGAGTCCCTCCTGGCAAGCTTGGAAG GCATGAGGAAGGTGCTGGGGCATCGGAAGGGCCAGGCTACCCTGAGCAGGAGGATGACACTTGTGCGGGACAGGGCGGTGGTAGAGGCCCAGAGGAAGATTAAACAGGCAGAGAAGATGCTGGGAAACTCATTGTCCATCTCCACCACAGCCCGGAGGATAGCTGGGGAGGCTGAGCAAGTCTCTGGGGAGACTGCCAAG agggcacaggctgtgctgggggagagCAAGCAGGCCCGCAAGCACACCAGCCGGCTTGCCACGCGTGCCAATGAGACCCAGCGGGAGCTCTCCTGGCAGGAGCGTGTGGCTGAGAAGCTCAGGGGGGACCTGAAGGAAGCACACCAG gtggggatggaggtgagtGAGATGGCAAAAAGTCTCCAGGAAGCCCGGGGCTCACTCATGTCAGACATCGAGACCCTGAACGACCTGCTGAGCAGCCTAG GAAACCTGGAACAGCCTGCGCAGGTGGAGAGGCTGCTGAGCACCGGgcggctgcagctggagcagctgtggCTGCGCCTGGCCGGGCCGGATGCCCTGGGCGGACAGctcagcctgctgcagcaggaggcggTGCGGCAGCAGGAGAAGATCCAGGCTTTTGAGAGCGACTTGGCCGAGATCCGGGCCGACAAGAAGAACCTGGAGGACATTTTGCGGAGCCTCCCCGAGGGCTGCTCGAAGTGGCAGTGA